The following proteins are encoded in a genomic region of Bacillota bacterium:
- a CDS encoding MBL fold metallo-hydrolase, producing the protein MRFKYIRIISLLLAVLILFTGCNAIFDTSGDKGQFTIRAFKLDAKDKSGDSLLLKSPDGKTMLIDAGLPECSSQLVGYLKKLNIGKLDYVVATHRHVDHIGGMPTVLDTFKADTVYTTDMPYNTEINKKFNEAITRNGCKNVYLKRGDTFDFGSDIKVEVLNPEPDIVIPKNFVPEDNAYFLNDRSIVLKMTYGQKTFLFCGDLYKSREVELVNLYGDKLNADFLKVPHHGAATS; encoded by the coding sequence ATGAGGTTTAAATATATTAGAATTATTAGCCTTTTGCTTGCTGTCTTAATACTTTTTACTGGCTGTAATGCGATTTTTGACACATCAGGAGATAAGGGACAGTTTACTATTCGCGCATTTAAGCTAGACGCTAAAGATAAATCTGGGGACAGTCTTCTTCTAAAATCGCCAGACGGTAAAACAATGCTTATTGATGCTGGACTTCCTGAGTGTTCTAGCCAGCTTGTAGGCTATCTAAAGAAACTGAATATCGGCAAACTCGATTATGTAGTTGCCACACATCGCCATGTCGATCATATAGGCGGGATGCCGACTGTACTGGATACTTTTAAAGCGGACACTGTTTACACAACCGATATGCCCTACAATACCGAAATCAACAAAAAGTTTAACGAGGCTATAACCCGTAACGGGTGTAAAAACGTATATCTTAAACGTGGTGATACGTTTGATTTTGGCAGCGATATCAAAGTTGAAGTGCTTAACCCTGAACCGGATATTGTTATACCAAAAAACTTTGTACCGGAAGATAATGCGTATTTTCTTAATGATCGATCCATAGTTTTGAAAATGACATACGGGCAAAAAACCTTTTTATTCTGCGGAGATCTTTATAAGAGCCGCGAGGTTGAACTTGTTAATTTATATGGGGATAAGCTAAATGCCGACTTCTTAAAGGTGCCGCATCATGGAGCTGCAACTTCGT
- a CDS encoding carbohydrate ABC transporter permease, whose amino-acid sequence MSPLVKKRLFFSLQFILALAVTLIMMFPIYWMFITSVKSQQEVLQAVPTLWPSQFHFENFSVVMKAAPFGLYTKNTIIMTVGIMVLQLVIGIFAAYGFAKGSFWGRDKMFLLVLGAMMVPHQAIFIPLYLIVAKLKWIDTFAGLIIPNAVSAYAIFLLRQTFKSINDNYLEAGRIDGIGRIGLIFKILVPMCKPTVITLTIITFINGWNQYFWPLIVTNKETVRPITLGLAKLKRAYAGLEVQNFNEIMAGSVLAILPIVILFIALQKYVVKGVANASLK is encoded by the coding sequence ATGTCACCACTTGTTAAAAAACGTTTATTCTTTTCTCTTCAGTTTATCTTAGCACTTGCGGTAACACTTATAATGATGTTTCCGATTTATTGGATGTTTATAACATCGGTAAAGTCTCAGCAGGAAGTTTTGCAGGCAGTGCCTACGCTTTGGCCATCTCAATTCCATTTTGAAAACTTTTCAGTTGTAATGAAAGCTGCACCGTTTGGACTGTATACGAAAAATACTATTATAATGACTGTAGGAATTATGGTATTGCAGCTTGTAATAGGTATATTTGCGGCATACGGATTTGCAAAGGGCTCTTTCTGGGGACGTGACAAAATGTTTTTGCTGGTTCTCGGCGCAATGATGGTTCCTCATCAGGCAATATTCATTCCACTGTACCTTATTGTTGCAAAGCTAAAATGGATAGATACGTTTGCAGGATTAATAATACCAAACGCTGTTTCTGCATATGCAATTTTTCTATTGAGACAAACATTTAAATCAATAAATGACAACTATCTCGAGGCAGGCAGAATCGATGGGATCGGACGTATTGGGCTTATTTTCAAAATACTCGTCCCGATGTGTAAGCCTACTGTTATAACCCTTACAATTATTACCTTTATAAATGGTTGGAATCAGTATTTCTGGCCTCTTATAGTAACTAATAAGGAAACAGTCAGACCTATTACTCTGGGACTTGCAAAACTCAAACGCGCATATGCCGGACTTGAAGTTCAAAACTTTAATGAGATCATGGCAGGGTCAGTTCTTGCTATCCTTCCTATAGTAATTTTGTTTATTGCTCTTCAGAAGTATGTGGTTAAAGGCGTTGCAAATGCATCTTTAAAATAA
- a CDS encoding sugar ABC transporter permease has product MEKENQLSPAVSKQANKRLTNYRKAEKFKDFLCVAPSLLFLFVLTYYPVFNSFYISLTDWNLLKSTKHFKGFDNYKWLFAGTGWDTFKDSIRVTFEYTFLEVLIAIVIGILLAALFNNMSKSFSIMRSIVFMPHYIAMSTGAVIFTWILNTDFGILNIFLEKLGFAKIEWLNSSKNALFAIVMLTGWKAVGYTMMIFLSGIRGIPVDYYEAASLDGAGLFKQFTSITLPLLSPTTLFIFVTTFIDSMKVFQSVEVMTNGGPLNATKVIVYWIYELGFVDYKTGRASAVVVLFFLFLLLFTALTMRVTNKNVHYEG; this is encoded by the coding sequence GGCTAATAAAAGACTGACTAACTACCGAAAAGCCGAAAAATTTAAGGATTTTCTGTGTGTCGCGCCGTCCCTGCTTTTTTTATTCGTGTTAACTTATTATCCTGTATTTAATTCATTTTATATAAGCCTTACAGATTGGAACCTGCTTAAGTCCACAAAACACTTTAAGGGTTTTGATAATTACAAGTGGCTGTTTGCTGGGACAGGTTGGGATACGTTTAAAGATTCAATAAGAGTAACTTTTGAATACACGTTTTTAGAAGTGCTTATTGCTATCGTAATTGGTATTCTTCTTGCAGCACTTTTTAACAATATGTCAAAAAGCTTTTCAATAATGCGTTCTATCGTCTTTATGCCGCATTATATTGCAATGTCTACCGGAGCTGTTATTTTTACTTGGATTTTAAATACTGATTTTGGCATACTAAACATTTTCCTTGAAAAATTGGGCTTTGCAAAAATAGAATGGCTTAACTCTTCAAAGAACGCACTGTTTGCAATAGTAATGCTAACAGGGTGGAAAGCCGTCGGTTATACTATGATGATTTTTCTTTCCGGTATAAGGGGCATTCCTGTTGACTATTACGAAGCTGCAAGCCTTGACGGCGCCGGATTATTTAAACAATTTACAAGTATAACACTTCCCCTTTTATCACCGACTACGCTATTTATATTTGTTACAACTTTTATAGATTCAATGAAAGTATTCCAGTCGGTAGAAGTTATGACAAACGGCGGACCTTTAAATGCAACAAAGGTTATTGTTTACTGGATTTACGAACTAGGATTTGTAGACTACAAGACTGGCCGTGCATCGGCAGTAGTCGTTTTGTTCTTCTTGTTCTTGTTACTGTTTACTGCGCTCACAATGCGTGTTACTAACAAGAATGTTCATTACGAAGGTTAA